The proteins below come from a single Sphingomonas carotinifaciens genomic window:
- a CDS encoding ABC-F family ATP-binding cassette domain-containing protein produces the protein MAAPVLSFEDLGVIQGSGWLFRHLDIHVGQRDRLALIGRNGAGKSTLLKLIAGILDSDEGRRTLVPGTHVVYLEQEPDLTGVPTLRDYVLSGNDAPQPHEAEAIADQLGIDLSRESATASGGERRRAAIVRALAMNPDVLLLDEPTNHLDLAAIEWLEDWLKRFTGAFIVISHDRTFLTRLTRSTLWLDRGNLRRNEVGFGGFDAWTEAVYAEETRAAEKLDAKLKIEEHWLHRGVTARRKRNQGRLEKLHQMRATRAAMIGPQGAAKLGIASDDVKTKEVIKAEHVTKRYGDRTVIKDFSLKVTRGDRIGIVGANGAGKTTLLRLLTGEIQPDEGEVKLARTLDGVIIDQQRRLMAPEKRVREVLADGGDWIDVRGVRKHVHGYLKEFLFDPSLAEARIGTLSGGERSRLLLAREFARESNLLVLDEPTNDLDLETLDLLQEVIGDYDGTVLIVSHDRDFLDRTVTVTLGLDGSGTIDVVAGGYEDWVAKRKPRTEGKKAATKAISAPAAPVQARTKLSYKDQRDYDLLPGRIEEIEAGIARDEARLADPDFYAKDPAGFARLSAAIGKAREEKDEAEMRWLELAEQVEALG, from the coding sequence ATGGCAGCACCCGTTCTCTCGTTCGAAGACCTTGGCGTCATCCAGGGTTCCGGCTGGCTTTTCCGCCACCTCGACATCCATGTCGGCCAGCGCGACCGGCTCGCACTGATCGGCCGCAACGGCGCGGGCAAGTCGACGCTGTTGAAACTGATCGCCGGCATTCTCGATTCGGACGAGGGGCGCCGCACGCTCGTGCCGGGCACGCACGTCGTTTATCTCGAACAGGAACCGGACCTGACCGGCGTTCCCACGCTGCGCGATTACGTCCTGTCCGGCAACGACGCGCCCCAGCCCCATGAGGCCGAGGCGATCGCCGACCAGCTCGGCATCGACCTGTCGCGCGAATCGGCCACCGCCTCCGGGGGCGAGCGTCGTCGCGCCGCGATCGTGCGCGCGCTGGCGATGAACCCGGACGTGCTGCTGCTCGACGAGCCGACCAACCATCTCGATCTCGCCGCGATCGAATGGCTGGAGGACTGGCTGAAGCGCTTCACCGGCGCCTTTATCGTCATCAGCCACGACCGCACCTTTCTGACCCGCCTCACCCGCTCGACGCTGTGGCTCGACCGCGGCAACCTGCGCCGCAACGAGGTCGGCTTCGGCGGCTTCGACGCCTGGACCGAGGCGGTCTATGCCGAGGAGACCCGCGCCGCCGAGAAGCTCGACGCCAAGCTGAAGATCGAGGAGCACTGGCTCCACCGTGGCGTCACCGCCCGGCGCAAGCGCAACCAGGGCCGCCTCGAAAAGCTGCACCAGATGCGCGCCACCCGCGCCGCGATGATCGGGCCGCAGGGGGCCGCCAAACTCGGCATCGCGTCGGACGACGTGAAGACCAAGGAGGTCATCAAGGCCGAGCATGTCACCAAGCGTTATGGCGACCGCACCGTCATCAAGGATTTCAGCCTGAAGGTGACGCGCGGCGACCGCATCGGCATCGTCGGCGCGAACGGCGCCGGCAAGACGACGCTGCTCCGCCTGCTCACCGGCGAGATCCAGCCCGACGAGGGCGAGGTGAAGCTGGCCAGGACGCTGGACGGTGTCATCATCGACCAGCAACGCCGCCTGATGGCGCCCGAAAAGCGCGTGCGCGAGGTGCTGGCGGACGGCGGCGACTGGATCGACGTGCGCGGGGTCCGCAAGCACGTCCACGGCTATCTCAAGGAATTCCTGTTCGACCCCAGCCTGGCCGAGGCGCGGATCGGCACCCTGTCCGGCGGCGAACGCTCCCGCCTGCTGCTCGCGCGCGAGTTCGCCCGCGAATCCAACCTGCTGGTCCTGGACGAGCCGACCAACGACCTCGACCTCGAAACGCTTGATCTGCTGCAGGAGGTGATCGGCGACTATGACGGCACCGTGCTGATCGTCAGCCACGACCGCGACTTCCTCGATCGCACCGTCACCGTGACGCTCGGCCTCGACGGCTCGGGCACGATCGACGTCGTCGCCGGCGGCTATGAGGACTGGGTCGCCAAGCGCAAGCCGCGCACCGAGGGCAAGAAGGCTGCCACCAAGGCCATATCGGCTCCCGCCGCCCCGGTGCAGGCGCGCACCAAGCTCAGCTACAAGGACCAGCGCGACTACGACCTGCTGCCCGGCCGGATCGAGGAGATCGAGGCGGGCATTGCCCGCGACGAGGCCAGGCTCGCCGATCCCGACTTCTACGCAAAGGACCCCGCCGGCTTCGCCCGCCTGTCCGCCGCGATCGGCAAGGCGCGTGAGGAGAAGGACGAAGCCGAAATGCGCTGGCTGGAACTGGCCGAACAGGTGGAGGCGCTGGGCTGA
- a CDS encoding ATP-binding protein — MIDPLDRIAAALERLSPPPAPDADLLAHPAYLWRDGALSSARAFDPLPLDLMLGVERQKAALLANLERLAAGHAAQDVLLWGARGTGKSALVKSAVGAVQAAGGPLALVAVDALASLPRLFDRLGGQNRAFALFLDDLGFDEPGEARVLRSLLDGGTEARPANVRLLVTANRRHLVSRDLSEQDSAINPRDVVDDQLALSDRFGLSLGFHVLDQDGYLAIVRAYAARYALPFDGAEAVNWATRRGSRSGRVAWQYVVDLAGREGRAV; from the coding sequence ATGATCGATCCCCTGGACCGTATCGCCGCTGCGCTGGAGCGGCTGTCTCCACCGCCGGCGCCTGATGCCGACCTGCTGGCGCATCCGGCCTATCTGTGGCGGGACGGCGCGCTGAGCTCGGCGCGCGCCTTCGATCCCCTGCCGCTCGACCTGATGCTGGGCGTGGAGCGGCAAAAGGCGGCGCTGCTGGCGAATCTGGAGCGGCTGGCGGCGGGGCATGCCGCGCAGGACGTGCTGCTGTGGGGCGCACGCGGGACGGGCAAGTCGGCGCTGGTGAAGAGCGCGGTGGGCGCGGTGCAGGCCGCAGGCGGGCCGCTGGCGCTGGTCGCGGTGGATGCCCTCGCCAGCCTGCCGCGGCTGTTCGACCGGCTGGGTGGGCAGAACCGCGCCTTTGCGCTGTTCCTGGACGATCTGGGCTTTGACGAGCCGGGCGAGGCACGCGTGCTGCGTTCGCTGCTGGATGGCGGGACCGAGGCGCGGCCCGCCAATGTCCGCCTGCTGGTGACGGCGAACCGGCGGCATCTGGTGTCGCGCGACCTGAGCGAGCAGGACAGTGCGATCAACCCGCGCGACGTGGTGGACGACCAGCTGGCGCTGTCGGACCGCTTCGGGCTCAGCCTGGGGTTCCATGTGCTGGACCAGGACGGCTATCTGGCGATCGTGCGCGCTTATGCCGCACGATACGCTTTGCCATTCGACGGGGCGGAGGCGGTGAATTGGGCGACGCGGCGGGGTAGCCGGTCGGGGCGCGTGGCGTGGCAATATGTAGTGGATCTCGCGGGGCGCGAGGGGCGGGCGGTTTAG
- a CDS encoding tetratricopeptide repeat protein: MSEPRPSRYPLLRRRRRARGGRRVWRPGPRLRLGIVLVAALVVLGGVVALALRPSPPSADQLFARSLAALERGNIHAAYADAQAAARAAPQAGIVQAVLARTLIDLGEGAAAEAALDRAVAVGFPNGRLHQLRAAASLLQGDPDAALAHVAQAEPAYADYALRVRARALAAKGQGAAAQAELGDLLSRSPGDGAAWADLGRIRLSAGEVGGAAAAAAQAVRMAPRDPAALTLQGEVVRSRYGLVGALPWFEAALRSDAYYHPALIEYAGTLGDAGRATDALAATRRALVSRPGSQQAYYLQAVIAARAGNRVLARRLLQLTGGVIGDIPGVMLLDGALAFADRQDEQAAGIWRRLVAAQPMNVTARRLLANALLRSGDAAGALDVIRPIVLRGDADGYALRLAARASATLGQHAQAAQLLDRAASGQRGPSTIFQSADALGALQAEASRAAGDPTYALGVIRGLASGGNLPQAVAQARALVAAAPGAPAAQLAYGDTLAASGRYAEAVAAYGRAADLSFDEPALLRLLDAYGRLNRPRDAAATLALYLSQNPQSIVGARILGGWQLGGGEVGAAIETLEGVRAAAGDREAGLLADLARAYALISEGAVARIYGRAAYALAPMSAAVTDAYGVALIAAGDRNGARQLLDKAVALAPGDAAIRAHRAEIGGAAAAR, translated from the coding sequence ATGAGCGAACCCCGTCCATCCCGCTATCCGCTGTTGCGTCGTCGCCGCCGGGCGCGGGGAGGGCGTCGTGTCTGGCGCCCCGGCCCCCGGCTGCGTCTCGGCATCGTGCTGGTCGCGGCCCTTGTCGTGCTGGGCGGTGTGGTGGCGCTGGCACTGCGACCGAGCCCCCCGTCGGCGGATCAACTGTTTGCGCGGTCGCTGGCGGCGCTGGAGCGGGGCAACATCCATGCCGCCTATGCCGATGCGCAGGCCGCGGCGCGTGCGGCACCGCAGGCGGGCATCGTGCAGGCGGTGCTGGCCCGGACACTGATCGACCTTGGCGAAGGCGCGGCTGCCGAGGCGGCGCTGGACCGGGCGGTCGCGGTCGGTTTTCCAAACGGGCGCCTGCATCAACTGCGTGCCGCCGCCAGCCTGTTGCAAGGCGATCCCGACGCCGCCCTGGCGCATGTCGCGCAGGCCGAACCGGCTTATGCCGATTATGCCTTGCGCGTTCGCGCACGCGCCCTGGCCGCCAAGGGGCAGGGTGCCGCCGCACAGGCGGAACTGGGCGATCTTCTCTCTCGATCGCCGGGCGACGGGGCGGCCTGGGCCGATCTTGGGCGTATCCGGCTGAGCGCGGGCGAGGTCGGCGGAGCCGCGGCGGCAGCGGCGCAGGCGGTGCGTATGGCGCCGCGTGATCCGGCGGCGCTGACCCTGCAAGGCGAGGTGGTGCGCAGCCGCTACGGTCTGGTGGGGGCATTGCCATGGTTCGAGGCGGCACTGCGTTCGGATGCCTATTACCATCCCGCCTTGATCGAATATGCCGGCACGCTGGGCGATGCCGGGCGGGCAACCGATGCCCTCGCTGCAACGCGGCGCGCGCTGGTGTCGCGGCCGGGCAGCCAACAGGCCTATTATCTGCAAGCCGTGATCGCGGCGCGGGCCGGCAACCGGGTATTGGCGCGGCGATTGCTGCAACTGACCGGCGGAGTCATCGGCGACATCCCCGGCGTGATGCTGCTGGACGGGGCGCTCGCCTTTGCCGACCGGCAGGACGAGCAGGCCGCGGGCATCTGGCGCCGGCTGGTCGCCGCGCAGCCGATGAACGTCACCGCGCGACGCCTGTTGGCGAACGCGCTGTTGCGTTCGGGCGACGCGGCGGGCGCGCTGGACGTGATCAGGCCGATCGTGCTGCGCGGAGACGCCGATGGCTATGCCCTGCGGCTGGCGGCGCGTGCCAGCGCGACGCTGGGCCAGCATGCGCAGGCGGCGCAACTGCTGGACCGGGCGGCATCCGGCCAGCGTGGCCCGTCGACCATCTTCCAGAGTGCCGATGCACTCGGGGCATTGCAGGCGGAGGCCTCGCGCGCAGCGGGCGATCCCACCTATGCGCTGGGCGTGATCCGTGGCCTGGCGAGCGGCGGCAACCTGCCGCAGGCGGTTGCGCAGGCGCGGGCATTGGTGGCCGCGGCACCCGGCGCCCCCGCGGCGCAGCTGGCCTACGGGGATACGCTGGCGGCATCGGGCCGCTATGCCGAGGCGGTCGCCGCCTATGGACGCGCGGCCGATCTGAGCTTCGACGAACCGGCCTTGCTGCGCCTGCTCGATGCATATGGTCGTTTGAACCGTCCCCGCGACGCCGCCGCGACGCTTGCCCTGTACCTGTCGCAAAACCCGCAAAGCATTGTTGGGGCACGCATTTTGGGTGGGTGGCAGCTGGGCGGGGGTGAGGTCGGGGCGGCGATCGAGACGCTGGAGGGGGTGCGGGCGGCGGCAGGGGATCGCGAAGCGGGACTTTTGGCCGATCTGGCAAGGGCTTATGCCCTGATCAGCGAAGGGGCGGTGGCGCGGATCTATGGCCGTGCCGCCTATGCACTGGCGCCGATGAGCGCAGCGGTGACGGACGCTTACGGCGTCGCCCTGATCGCGGCGGGGGACAGGAACGGCGCGCGGCAGTTGCTCGACAAGGCGGTCGCGCTGGCGCCGGGGGACGCGGCGATCCGGGCGCATCGGGCAGAGATTGGCGGGGCCGCCGCAGCCCGCTAG
- a CDS encoding TIGR03013 family XrtA/PEP-CTERM system glycosyltransferase, translated as MVRLFKHYVSHVVLLLGCIDFLLLVLCAELGWIIRARQIGMAVEPLSTRLFQLASFAIPLQVALVAVGAYGAASFLSLRFAAARLSVAVSLGVILLSLIFFFLPSLSFWRSNLFYAMMLAIPTLVMVRALLGRTLGGDLFKRRVIVLGAGARAAQLTALAEQPGARFVVADVIAMGEPNPVLHRTTPRDTIPNLAAHVMDRNAGEVVLALEERRNALPFKDLLRVRTTGVRVSEISSFLERETGRIDLKTVSHSWLIFSDGFASGRMVSGVVKRVFDVVVSLILLAVTLPVMLLAAIAIKLESKGPALYRQQRIGLYNQPFHILKLRSMRQDAEVGGQAVWAEKDDPRITRIGRFIRKVRIDELPQTWTVLKGEMSFVGPRPERPSFVSELERELPFYAERHMVKPGITGWAQINYPYGASIEDARHKLEYDLYYAKNYSPFLDALILLQTLRVILWPSGAR; from the coding sequence ATGGTTCGGCTGTTCAAACATTACGTGTCGCACGTCGTGCTGTTGCTCGGGTGCATCGACTTCCTGCTGCTCGTTCTATGCGCGGAATTGGGCTGGATCATCCGTGCGCGGCAGATCGGCATGGCGGTGGAGCCCTTGTCGACCCGGCTGTTCCAGCTGGCGAGCTTCGCGATACCGCTGCAGGTCGCGCTGGTCGCCGTCGGGGCTTACGGCGCGGCCTCCTTCCTGTCGCTGCGGTTCGCCGCGGCGCGGCTGTCGGTGGCCGTGTCGCTGGGCGTGATCCTGTTGTCGCTGATCTTCTTCTTCCTGCCTTCGCTCAGTTTCTGGCGGTCGAACCTGTTCTACGCGATGATGCTCGCCATCCCGACGCTGGTGATGGTGCGGGCGCTGCTGGGCCGGACGCTGGGCGGCGACCTGTTCAAGCGGCGCGTGATCGTGCTGGGCGCGGGCGCGCGTGCGGCGCAGTTGACGGCGCTGGCCGAACAGCCGGGCGCCCGCTTCGTCGTCGCCGACGTGATCGCCATGGGGGAGCCCAATCCGGTACTCCATCGCACCACGCCGCGGGACACCATTCCCAATCTGGCCGCGCATGTGATGGACCGGAATGCCGGCGAGGTCGTGCTGGCCCTGGAGGAACGGCGCAACGCCCTGCCGTTCAAGGATCTGTTGCGGGTGCGGACGACGGGCGTGCGGGTCAGCGAGATATCGAGCTTCCTGGAGCGCGAAACGGGGCGCATCGACCTGAAGACGGTGAGCCATAGCTGGCTGATCTTCTCGGACGGCTTTGCCAGCGGCCGGATGGTGTCCGGCGTCGTCAAGCGCGTGTTCGATGTCGTCGTCAGCTTGATCCTGCTGGCAGTGACGTTGCCGGTGATGCTGCTGGCCGCGATCGCGATCAAGCTGGAGTCGAAAGGCCCCGCCCTGTACCGGCAACAGCGTATCGGGCTGTACAATCAGCCCTTTCATATCCTGAAGCTGCGTTCGATGCGCCAGGATGCCGAAGTGGGGGGGCAGGCGGTCTGGGCCGAGAAGGACGATCCGCGGATCACCCGGATCGGGCGCTTCATCCGCAAGGTGCGGATCGACGAACTGCCGCAGACCTGGACCGTGTTGAAGGGCGAGATGAGTTTCGTCGGCCCCCGGCCCGAACGCCCTTCCTTTGTGAGCGAACTGGAACGCGAACTGCCCTTCTATGCCGAGCGGCATATGGTGAAGCCGGGCATCACCGGCTGGGCGCAGATCAACTATCCTTACGGCGCGTCGATCGAGGATGCGCGGCACAAGCTGGAATATGACCTGTATTACGCTAAGAATTATTCGCCGTTTCTGGACGCGCTGATCCTGTTGCAGACGCTGCGCGTGATCCTGTGGCCCTCGGGCGCACGCTGA
- a CDS encoding mannose-1-phosphate guanylyltransferase/mannose-6-phosphate isomerase — translation MQSMIVPVILSGGSGTRLWPMSKPEMPKQLLPLTADDTMLQLTAKRAQGDRYAAPIVVAGARHASLVEDQLTVAGAPPQSLILEPMARNTAPAIALAALAARPEDALLVMPSDHVIADVDAFHRAIDAALPLVANGWLVTFGITPDSPETGYGWIQVGDAIGTGVHKVARFVEKPRRERAEAMLASGDHVWNGGIFLFRADMYLQALAQHAPEMLVSAEKAMGSALREGTRIHPNAEAFATCPSDSIDYAVMEKAERVAVVPVTMGWNDVGSWDALHAISDLDGFGNAHRGEVIAVDTKDCLIRTDRVRVAAIGVSDLIVVASGDDILILPRGRSQEVKRLLEAMKR, via the coding sequence ATGCAAAGCATGATCGTTCCGGTGATCCTGTCCGGCGGGTCGGGCACGCGCCTATGGCCGATGTCCAAGCCGGAGATGCCCAAGCAATTGCTGCCGCTGACCGCGGACGACACCATGCTTCAGCTCACCGCAAAGCGCGCGCAGGGCGACCGTTATGCCGCGCCGATCGTGGTGGCGGGTGCGCGTCACGCCAGCCTGGTCGAGGATCAGTTGACGGTTGCCGGTGCACCGCCCCAGTCGCTGATCCTGGAGCCGATGGCGCGCAACACCGCGCCGGCGATTGCACTCGCCGCCCTGGCCGCACGGCCGGAGGATGCGCTGCTCGTCATGCCGTCCGACCACGTCATCGCCGATGTCGACGCCTTCCACCGCGCGATCGACGCCGCGCTCCCGCTGGTGGCCAATGGATGGCTCGTCACCTTCGGGATCACCCCGGACTCGCCGGAGACCGGCTATGGCTGGATCCAGGTCGGCGATGCGATCGGCACCGGCGTCCACAAGGTCGCCCGCTTCGTCGAAAAGCCCCGGCGCGAGCGGGCCGAGGCGATGCTGGCATCGGGCGACCATGTCTGGAACGGCGGCATCTTCCTGTTCCGCGCCGACATGTATCTTCAGGCGCTTGCCCAGCACGCTCCCGAAATGCTGGTGTCCGCCGAAAAGGCGATGGGTTCGGCGCTGCGTGAGGGAACACGCATCCATCCCAATGCGGAGGCTTTTGCCACCTGCCCGTCCGATTCGATCGACTATGCGGTCATGGAAAAGGCCGAGCGGGTCGCAGTGGTGCCCGTCACCATGGGCTGGAACGACGTGGGCAGCTGGGACGCGCTTCACGCGATCAGCGACCTGGACGGCTTCGGCAACGCGCACCGCGGCGAGGTGATCGCGGTCGATACCAAGGACTGCCTGATCCGCACCGACCGGGTACGCGTCGCGGCGATCGGCGTGTCCGACCTGATCGTGGTGGCCAGCGGTGACGACATCCTGATCCTGCCGCGCGGACGCAGCCAGGAGGTCAAGCGCCTGCTGGAAGCCATGAAGCGCTAG
- the groL gene encoding chaperonin GroEL (60 kDa chaperone family; promotes refolding of misfolded polypeptides especially under stressful conditions; forms two stacked rings of heptamers to form a barrel-shaped 14mer; ends can be capped by GroES; misfolded proteins enter the barrel where they are refolded when GroES binds), with amino-acid sequence MAAKDVKFGRDARERILRGVDILADAVKVTLGPKGRNVVIDKSFGAPRITKDGVSVAKEIELKDKFENMGAQMVREVASKTNDIAGDGTTTATVLAQAIVREGMKSVAAGMNPMDLKRGIDLAVTKVVEDVQARSKPVSGSSEVAQVGIISANGDREVGEKIAEAMEKVGKEGVITVEEAKGLEFELDVVEGMQFDRGYLSPYFITNPEKMTVELNDPYILIHEKKLSNLQAMLPILEAVVQSGRPLLIIAEDIEGEALATLVVNKLRGGLKVAAVKAPGFGDRRKAMLEDIAILTAGELISEDLGIKLESVTVGMLGTAKRVTIDKDNTTIVDGAGEADAIKGRTEAIRAQIENTTSDYDREKLQERLAKLAGGVAVIKVGGATEVEVKERKDRVDDALHATRAAVEEGIVPGGGTALLYASKALEGVTGENDDQTRGIDIVRKSLTSLVRQIAQNAGQDGAVVSGKLLDGNDTTIGFNAATDTYENLVAAGVIDPTKVVRTALQNAASVAGLLITTEATVSELPEDKPAMPAGMPGGGMGGMDF; translated from the coding sequence ATGGCAGCCAAGGACGTGAAATTCGGCCGCGACGCGCGCGAGCGCATCCTGCGCGGCGTCGACATCCTCGCCGATGCAGTCAAGGTCACGCTGGGGCCGAAGGGCCGCAACGTCGTGATCGACAAGAGCTTCGGTGCACCGCGCATCACCAAGGACGGCGTCAGCGTCGCCAAGGAAATCGAGCTCAAGGACAAGTTCGAGAACATGGGCGCGCAGATGGTGCGCGAAGTGGCCTCGAAGACCAACGACATTGCCGGCGACGGCACCACCACCGCGACCGTTCTCGCCCAGGCGATCGTGCGCGAGGGCATGAAGTCGGTGGCCGCGGGCATGAACCCGATGGACCTGAAGCGCGGTATCGACCTGGCGGTGACCAAGGTCGTCGAGGACGTGCAGGCCCGCTCGAAGCCCGTGTCGGGTTCGTCGGAAGTGGCGCAGGTCGGCATCATCTCGGCCAATGGCGACCGTGAAGTCGGCGAGAAGATCGCCGAGGCCATGGAAAAGGTCGGCAAGGAAGGCGTCATCACCGTCGAAGAGGCCAAGGGCCTCGAATTCGAGCTGGACGTCGTCGAGGGCATGCAGTTCGACCGCGGCTATCTGTCGCCCTACTTCATCACCAACCCGGAGAAGATGACGGTCGAGCTGAACGACCCGTACATCCTGATCCACGAGAAGAAGCTGTCGAACCTACAGGCGATGCTCCCGATCCTGGAAGCGGTCGTGCAGTCGGGTCGTCCGCTGCTCATCATCGCCGAGGACATCGAGGGCGAGGCGCTCGCCACGCTCGTCGTCAACAAGCTGCGCGGCGGCCTGAAGGTCGCAGCGGTCAAGGCACCGGGCTTCGGCGATCGTCGCAAGGCGATGCTGGAAGACATCGCGATCCTGACGGCTGGCGAGCTGATCTCGGAAGATCTGGGCATCAAGCTCGAGAGCGTCACCGTCGGCATGCTGGGCACCGCCAAGCGCGTCACGATCGACAAGGACAACACCACCATCGTCGATGGGGCCGGTGAAGCCGACGCGATCAAGGGCCGCACCGAGGCGATCCGTGCGCAGATCGAGAACACCACCAGCGACTATGACCGCGAGAAGCTCCAGGAGCGTCTCGCCAAGCTCGCCGGCGGCGTTGCCGTGATCAAGGTCGGTGGTGCGACCGAGGTCGAGGTGAAGGAGCGCAAGGACCGCGTCGACGACGCGCTGCACGCGACCCGCGCGGCCGTCGAAGAGGGCATCGTTCCCGGCGGTGGTACGGCGCTGCTGTACGCATCGAAGGCGCTGGAAGGCGTGACCGGCGAGAATGACGACCAGACCCGCGGCATCGACATCGTTCGCAAGTCGCTGACGTCGCTGGTTCGCCAGATCGCGCAGAATGCCGGCCAGGACGGCGCCGTGGTCTCGGGCAAGCTGCTCGACGGCAACGACACGACGATCGGCTTCAACGCGGCGACCGACACGTACGAGAACCTGGTTGCAGCCGGCGTGATCGACCCGACCAAGGTCGTGCGCACCGCCCTCCAGAACGCGGCCTCGGTCGCCGGCCTGCTCATCACCACGGAAGCCACCGTGTCCGAGCTGCCGGAAGACAAGCCCGCAATGCCGGCCGGCATGCCCGGCGGCGGCATGGGCGGCATGGACTTCTAA
- the groES gene encoding co-chaperone GroES, translating to MNFRPLHDRVLVRRVEAEEKTAGGIIIPDTAKEKPQEGEVVAAGTGIKAEDGKVTPLDVKAGDRILFGKWSGTEVKVNGEDLLIMKESDILGIVG from the coding sequence ATGAACTTTCGTCCGTTGCATGACCGCGTCCTCGTCCGCCGTGTCGAGGCGGAGGAGAAGACGGCCGGTGGAATCATCATCCCCGACACCGCCAAGGAAAAGCCGCAGGAAGGCGAAGTCGTCGCTGCCGGCACCGGGATCAAGGCCGAGGACGGCAAGGTGACGCCGCTGGACGTCAAGGCCGGCGACCGCATCCTGTTCGGCAAGTGGTCGGGCACCGAGGTCAAGGTGAATGGCGAAGACCTTCTGATCATGAAGGAATCGGACATTCTGGGGATCGTCGGCTAA